The Kitasatospora paranensis genome has a window encoding:
- a CDS encoding glycoside hydrolase family 3 C-terminal domain-containing protein: MRRWYRNRVLPAGVATLLVAAALSTFGFQAQAAGQPWTDAGQTPDQRAGELLAAMTQAEKLTMLHGGPSCGYAGCVPANTRLGIPALHLQDGPVGAGDGMTGVTQLAAPVAGAASWDLGLMTRYGQVLGSEQWGKGTNVVLAPTINIVRDPRWGRAFESLGEDPYLAGKMGAADIAGIQSQGPMAQVKHFAVYNQETNRNTTADNAVVSTRAEREIYLPAFEAAVKEGGADSVMCSYSAVNGPFACENGPLQNGALKGDFGFTGFITSDWGATHSTVASATNGLDMEMPGSDYYGTALTNAVANGQVPQATIDDHVRRILVSMFRRGLFDTAQTGTTGAQVTTAAHADVARQVAQEGSVLLKNGSGVLPVAASVHSIAVLGDDAGNGAMTQGGGSATVNAPYVVTPYQGIKSRAGDGTTVTYAQGVPSADGSLPTVPGSYLTPSSGSGQGLFGQYHNSTDLSGAVVASRVDPAVDAVWGGRSPAAGVNATNWSVKWTGTLTPPATGSYQFSLNSDDGSRLIVNGQQVINNWYNQAPTTRTGSINLTAGQPVAIEVDYYQAGGGSNATLGWQIPGQSAHDQAVAAARGSDLALVFVDDFQSEGSDLRTIDLSTEQNQLVQDVAAVNPHTVVVVNSGSAVAMPWADSVQGIVENWYPGQEDGTAIASLLFGDTDFSGKLPVTFPRSLADVPAAGAAQWPGQNGSVQYSEGVQVGYRWYDAQNKAPLFPFGHGLSYTTFSYSGLTVSAPDAAGNVAVGFDVTDTGSRAGAEVAQVYVGQPAASGEPPKSLRGFQRVALDPGQTRHVSVTLDARSFQYWSTGWTTAPGTATVSVGSSSRDIRLTGQTTVGGTGGDALLPRTGWTASASATGGSDVPANMLDGATTTRWSTGTPMAAGQTVTVDMGAAHRVDKVTLDAAGSAGDYPRGYQLLLSADGTTWGSPVATGSGTAPLVTIGFPAQTARYLRVVQTGSASSWWSIAEFNAYG; this comes from the coding sequence GGCCCAGGCGGCCGGCCAGCCCTGGACGGACGCCGGCCAGACCCCCGACCAGCGGGCCGGGGAACTCCTGGCGGCGATGACCCAGGCCGAGAAACTGACCATGCTGCACGGCGGCCCGTCCTGCGGCTACGCGGGGTGCGTTCCGGCCAACACCCGTCTCGGCATCCCGGCACTGCACCTCCAGGACGGCCCGGTCGGGGCCGGCGACGGGATGACCGGCGTGACTCAGCTGGCCGCCCCGGTGGCCGGGGCGGCCAGCTGGGACCTGGGGCTGATGACCCGGTACGGGCAGGTGCTGGGCTCCGAGCAGTGGGGCAAGGGCACCAACGTCGTGCTGGCCCCGACCATCAACATCGTGCGCGATCCGCGCTGGGGGCGGGCCTTCGAGTCGCTCGGCGAAGACCCTTACCTGGCCGGCAAGATGGGCGCGGCGGACATCGCCGGGATCCAGAGCCAGGGGCCGATGGCGCAGGTCAAGCACTTCGCCGTCTACAACCAGGAGACAAACCGCAACACCACCGCCGACAACGCGGTGGTCTCCACCCGCGCCGAACGGGAGATCTACCTGCCCGCCTTCGAGGCCGCGGTGAAGGAGGGTGGCGCGGACTCCGTGATGTGCTCCTACTCGGCGGTCAACGGGCCGTTCGCGTGCGAGAACGGCCCGCTGCAGAACGGTGCGCTGAAGGGTGACTTCGGCTTCACCGGCTTCATCACCTCCGACTGGGGCGCGACCCACTCCACGGTGGCCTCGGCCACCAACGGCCTCGACATGGAGATGCCCGGCAGCGACTACTACGGCACCGCGCTGACGAACGCCGTGGCCAACGGCCAGGTGCCGCAGGCGACGATCGACGACCACGTCCGCCGGATCCTGGTGTCGATGTTCCGCCGCGGGCTGTTCGACACCGCGCAGACCGGGACGACCGGGGCCCAGGTGACCACCGCGGCGCACGCCGACGTCGCGCGGCAGGTGGCGCAGGAGGGCAGCGTCCTGCTGAAGAACGGCTCCGGCGTGCTGCCGGTGGCCGCCTCGGTGCACTCGATCGCGGTGCTGGGCGACGACGCGGGCAACGGCGCGATGACCCAGGGCGGCGGCAGCGCGACGGTCAACGCCCCGTATGTCGTCACCCCCTACCAGGGCATCAAGTCCCGTGCGGGCGACGGCACCACCGTCACCTACGCGCAGGGCGTGCCCTCGGCGGACGGATCGCTGCCGACCGTTCCGGGCAGCTACCTCACGCCCTCCTCGGGCTCCGGCCAGGGCCTGTTCGGGCAGTACCACAACAGCACCGACCTCTCCGGGGCCGTGGTGGCGAGCCGGGTGGATCCGGCGGTCGACGCGGTGTGGGGCGGCCGGTCACCGGCGGCCGGCGTCAACGCCACCAACTGGTCGGTGAAGTGGACGGGCACCCTGACCCCGCCCGCCACCGGCAGCTACCAGTTCTCGCTGAACAGCGACGACGGCAGCCGGCTGATCGTCAACGGCCAGCAGGTGATCAACAACTGGTACAACCAGGCGCCGACCACCCGGACGGGCAGCATCAACCTGACGGCCGGGCAGCCGGTCGCCATCGAAGTGGACTACTACCAGGCGGGCGGTGGCAGCAACGCGACGCTCGGCTGGCAGATCCCCGGCCAGTCCGCGCACGACCAGGCGGTGGCGGCCGCCCGCGGCTCCGACCTGGCCCTGGTGTTCGTCGACGACTTCCAGTCGGAGGGCTCCGACCTGCGCACCATCGACCTCTCCACGGAGCAGAACCAGCTCGTCCAGGACGTGGCCGCGGTCAACCCGCACACCGTGGTGGTGGTCAACAGCGGCTCCGCGGTGGCCATGCCGTGGGCCGACTCGGTGCAGGGCATCGTGGAGAACTGGTACCCCGGGCAGGAGGACGGTACGGCGATCGCCTCGCTGCTCTTCGGTGACACCGACTTCTCCGGCAAACTGCCGGTGACCTTCCCCCGCTCGCTCGCCGACGTCCCGGCGGCCGGCGCCGCCCAGTGGCCCGGCCAGAACGGCTCCGTCCAGTACTCAGAGGGTGTCCAGGTCGGCTACCGCTGGTACGACGCGCAGAACAAGGCCCCGCTCTTCCCGTTCGGGCACGGGCTCTCGTACACCACCTTCTCCTACAGCGGCCTGACGGTGTCGGCGCCCGACGCGGCGGGCAACGTCGCGGTCGGCTTCGACGTCACCGACACCGGCAGCCGGGCCGGGGCCGAGGTCGCCCAGGTCTACGTCGGGCAGCCCGCGGCGAGCGGCGAACCGCCGAAGAGCCTGCGCGGGTTCCAGCGGGTGGCCCTCGACCCCGGGCAGACCCGGCACGTGAGCGTCACGCTGGACGCCCGCAGCTTCCAGTACTGGAGCACCGGCTGGACGACCGCCCCCGGCACCGCCACCGTGTCCGTCGGATCCTCCTCACGGGACATCCGGCTGACCGGGCAGACCACCGTCGGCGGCACCGGCGGCGACGCCCTGCTGCCCCGCACCGGGTGGACGGCGAGCGCCTCCGCCACCGGCGGCTCGGACGTCCCGGCGAACATGCTGGACGGTGCGACCACCACCCGTTGGAGCACCGGGACACCGATGGCGGCCGGCCAGACCGTCACCGTGGACATGGGCGCCGCGCACCGGGTGGACAAGGTCACCCTGGACGCCGCCGGCAGCGCCGGCGACTACCCGCGCGGCTACCAGCTGCTGCTGTCCGCCGACGGGACGACCTGGGGCTCGCCGGTGGCCACCGGCAGCGGTACGGCCCCGCTGGTCACGATCGGCTTCCCCGCGCAGACTGCCCGCTACCTCCGGGTGGTGCAGACCGGAAGCGCCTCCTCCTGGTGGTCGATCGCGGAGTTCAACGCCTACGGCTGA